From a single Brassica napus cultivar Da-Ae chromosome C9, Da-Ae, whole genome shotgun sequence genomic region:
- the BNAC09G24810D gene encoding uncharacterized protein BNAC09G24810D: protein MGKKRKATATSLDEVDRTVYASFRTAANSLSQLYTQSMNHQKLSFQAGERHGLEKLYQWIWRQQEGGSRVTSMDIINYIQNELECCTEEPPISPRAQPTQPAMNVTNSGLMASSGTSCPTAVPVVRSEQCENQAKNSVFSNALSSPIRRSLQNYQIPQGGGYISVGTRSSELNRGSNSPGSFDSSMDMHAD, encoded by the exons atggggaagaagagaaaagCTACAGCGACGAGCCTCGATGAGGTAGATCGGACTGTTTACGCCTCGTTTCGAACAGCAGCGAACTCGTTATCTCAGCTTTACACTCAGTCCATGAACCACCAGAAACTATCTTTTCAAGCCGGTGAACGCCATGGCCTC GAAAAATTGTACCAATGGATATGGAGACAACAAGAAGGAGGGTCAAGGGTGACATCTATGGATATAATCAATTACATTCAG AACGAGCTAGAGTGCTGCACAGAGGAGCCCCCAATTTCCCCAAGAGCGCAGCCAACACAACCAGCAATGAATGTCACGAATTCCGGGCTCATGGCCTCTTCAGGCACTTCTTGCCCTACTGCTGTTCCTGTGGTTCGGTCGGAGCAATGCGAAAACCAGGCGAAGAACTCGGTTTTCTCAAACGCCCTTTCAAGTCCCATACGCCGTAGCCTTCAGAACTACCAAATCCCCCAGGGAGGAGGCTACATATCTGTCGGAACCAGAAGCAGTGAACTGAACAGGGGATCCAACTCTCCAGGTTCTTTTGATTCTTCAATGGACATGCATGCAGACTAA